ttgactttttttaaaaaaattgacccattttttaattttttttttttgctcagaagaaagcttatgtgttttcctttaacaccctttttatcgcttagtgggatgcgagtgggatatctataaaaaaaaatgttttgtaactcaagacatacaattttttacttttttttgaaaaatcaaaaacctttttgactttttttttccaaaatggactcttgttttattaatttttttttctcaaaagaaagcttaggtcttttcctttaaaacctttttggtcgcttagtgggatgcgagtgggatatctatcaaaataaatgttttgtaactcaagacaaaggtttttaaatttgcactattttaatttttttcatatttgtgtgtaaaccttaaaaattaaacttacgcagagaaactagacacattagcctttccgatggtatgtaacatacccaactaaaatttcatagcctcgatactgtaatacccataatatgttaacctcaggaataaaaatcactttttttctatggaaatgttgaataatttaattttgttatttatttgtaataataattaatttaatatataataataataataataaaaagatgaataatttagtaaaatttaatcttaatcacaatagatcaatttatataataactatttttacacttaatttatgaagtttttaaattttcaaatatccatacttttatcctccttatttgtcacctttattagctgcttttttttgtcaatcctttcttggcgttattagattcagctactgaagactcaaattaaaaaagttttctgcatctactcaatgcgatttctttccaaagccaaaaaagaaaccagcagcgaaatcagtagctgaatctaatataTTTCAATAGGAACGTGTGGGCCAAAATACCCGTGATGCCACCATAAAATCCATTGCTGTTGCCAAACAGGCGGCAGATGTGGCCGCCACTTTGAAGGGATAAATGAACTATATCCTTATCATAAtcagtttttataaaaggtttataaattagaattttcatacatatttatcaatttatcaaaaattgtttatcaatttttgataaatttaaaaaaaaacagattatgaataatgcattaaacacattcaagacagcaggctacacgactacacgaacacaaattctgctggttacagttgtagtcgtgtggcagctactgaattattttaaagacgacagctacaatgaaaacagctgatttataattcagtggtgccactttaataaaaaaataaccgtacaaaattccaaagtaattaagattgaaacaattattttgagtaaaaatatatatatggttataaataattatgtacctgttattaattttcatcaatatggttatcaaaaacttctcttaattaagtaaaaaaaatatattttttttaagcactcatttgatttacattttttattatattagcaacactatttctgctttgtagttgacagaaatagaaattagtttaattcggctacagcggcaaaagcaatcgtgtggccgtgtagctgtgctgtcgttaaaataatcgtctccatataaacgtgtgcattttatttttgacagattgaagttggtagcctgctgtcttgaatgtgtttaatgcataaggcgttgttatttaatagttttacccccatattcataaacaatttttaaaatgtttataaaacaaaactttcatacaaattttgtgttataaacctttgatataTTTAAGAATTTGGATATGGTGGttagaatttatttatacaaatttaataatttatttaaataaaacataataaacaaataaaaatattatattactaATAAtgctatacaacaaaatcaatttttttttccaaaattacgaggtccaacaataaatttgtatagAGACAAAAAAATGACACGTGTATCggtgttttgaaagtttacatcttaatttcatttgaggggggttaaagtttcccaactctggcacattagTTGAGATGtaaaatatcatatttattAGCAGAGTTTGGAGAAACTGAATAAATCAAATAGTTTCTTGATCTTGTTAACACATTTTATGGCTAACAACAATTGGAAATcctaattttagtttttaccaCTACAATCTTGATCCTATTACTTAGGATCAAGattgtactttttggaaattcgaaccctttaggtgtaaaaactgaaaaatacatTTGAGTCGGTTGAGACAGGCGAAATGATGCAATTGAAAAGGTTGTGCCAGATTTTGTTGTGTTATCTTTCGAATTGATTACAAGGGTTATATGGATGGATGGTCGGGCATCGCTTAATCTGCTCAAAAAATGATTCTGAATAGATTGGTATACGTTAAGGtaggtgttgggacaatatttttgcacgtcaCAAACAACAGCACTAACCCAATGTACCCTTCGCACTGTGGTGCTGTAGGGTATATGCAATGCAatgaacattttaatattaataataatttcaaatgaaaaatagtttcagatcaaaaaatctttatttttatatataaaaataataataaatcagttacttaattttaaaataaaatgcagtTAAAATGTACATAAGGAATTTCTAAACTAATACTAAATCACTAATATGTACACGAAAATTCAGTCAATCCTTGAAGGTAATCAGCCCTTTAAAGTTGCTGCAACATTTGCTGCCTGTTGAGCAACACCAATGGCTTGTATGGTGGCATCACGAGTATGTTGACCAACACGTtcctattaaaatcaaattattatttcatttcttaatacaaataaaattaaaacttacaATTTTCTTGCCAAACTTTTTCAACCAACCACCTTGACTTTGACCAACAAATGCCACCAAAATCATGGCAAGGAagataaaaactttgtttaaattcattattgtttataataattaaaattgtatttgtttatgttaCGGATACTTTATTGATGTGTGTTTGTTTAAGAACTGTTAATGTTTGAAGCTTTAAGCTCCGCTTATATATACAATTATATGCTTTCTCTCAAATACCACCAACTTTTTGAATGagtagaaattttatatttggagAAACGGGGGATTTACTCTTTTTCTATGTGTAAATATTTGGCTAAGCTACAACAATATTGTCTATttctgtttattattttatagagATTAATTCGTCTGTTTTTAATTCATGGAACTGTAGCTTAATTTTGGggtttatgtatattttatttttaaagtataatatcGTAATAACCAGgaaaaccggaaatatgctctaaaaaagcgttttaagcgctttaaatatgctgtaaaaactttaaaatatgctcttaaaatttaaaaaatatgctctaaaaaaacacactttggcttttatttaaaaaaaatcaatacaattaatttctaaaaaggtaaagtaacataaattaaacaaaaataacataaactaaaacaagtgtaacaaaaaataaatacaacataaaaacaataggaacttaagctatgaaaaggcctcgagagatattttatataaatataaagtcacttcttcaattaaggttattattgcaataaattacaaaatattgacttaaattttcaaataaaaatcgttgtctattggatctgaaaacatttttatacatagaaaatgtgctttcgacatcaactgatgttataggagcaaatttaaaagacaatatttctttaacacttagaacggttatgtttgaattagaactaaaatttcatatttagatggctctattattaaaatagtgcttattttatatttaaaaaagccatatatttttcagttttgaattttaaaggaagtaaaaatctgtaacacaacagcgaaaaataagtaagacaaaatttgcttttgataaagtcaagatatgatattaaacagtaaaatatgctctaaaaacgcaaaaatatgacataaatatgctcttaaaacaaatatatgctaaaaaaatagttaaatagttctgaaacgtgtaaatatcttatccatgtgctcattatactcaccagaaaaaacatgcatttgcatattttggtttccctggtaaaaACCAcccatgataattttaaaactaagaAAGTTAGAAAATGTAAAGATGTTCCCATATTAACACCTGGtaacaaatacatttttttcagcaTATTAGTTATATCctgtttaaaattattgttagCTAAATGTAACCATCGAGAAAAACTTGTAATTGCTAATGAAAAATTTCTTAACTTATATGCATTATCTAAGTTGATTATTGACTTTAAAATGACATAaccaaagaagaagtgttgtcgagtttacctcgggtatgttcaattttaaaaccgATCCTATTTCTAGTTTGtattccgattttttttttaaatttgagtaCAGAATTATTAAGAGTTAATAATTTACACATATAATTTCGATATTGATGAATATGGTACtctaatttatttgttattaatctCTTCAAAATTATGAGTGAAACATGGACCAACGTATTCGAAGGCGTgtcttattattattgtttttagataaataatatcaaccactcaaaatactttttttaacatttttttctattgtaatttttcaccTTTTCTTTAACAAAGAAAAGTTAAGTCAACTTTATGTATAGAATTCTTATAAAAGCGAAGCTTAATGCTTAATTCATCAACAGTTTGCAATTAAAAACGACAACTGAAacatttaactaaaattaaatacatttatttttattaaaattaaatatttaaaaacaaaacatgaatttcaataaaattttcgtATTCTTCGCCCTAATTTTGGTGGCTGTTGTGGGTCAAAATGAAGCTAAATGGTTGAAAAAGTTTGGCAAGAGAATTGTaagttttcaatttaattttctataagagtttttattaataaaatatatttgtatttcaaTAGGAACGTGTGGGACAAAATACCCGTGATGCTACCATAAAAACCATTGGTGTTGCCCAACAGGCGGCAGATGTGGCCGCCACTTTGAAGGGATAAATGAATAATgttaatttagattttaaaggccttattcataattagttttttattttataaaatgtttataaattaaaatattcatacaaaaattgtttatcaagttttgataaatttaaaaacagattatgaataaggccttattatttaatagtttcacatcatattcataaacaatttttaaatttataaaaggtttataaaacaaatctttcatacaaaattgtttttataaatattttataaatttaagaactgttttttaatatggtgttaatatttatttatacaaatttaataatttatttaaataaaacataataaacaaataaaaatattgtattactaataattgaaattttgtttccaattccgtttattatgaaaatatttatctgaatttatatataaatatagaaCTAGTACTAACAGCACTTGATGTAATTCCTTTCAAGGTAATAttaattttgcatttatatttaacaaaatgggTAAAGATTTAAGctttcaagttgaaagcaagtgtaattcaagccttgaattatagtcaagcaattgaaatacagttgtattacactttatttcaatagcattctccagtaaaaaggaaacataaattcaagccatatgttttttgtttgaaaaataaataaattttcaaatatttttcatgtctaaagtataattacatttgcattcaagtcaaattccagcaaaatgttcaagtgcttgaatttttggggctttggtgttTACTGGGTTTATTTTCCTTCATTTTTATTTGGAGCATTTATGAAtatggggatttcatgtcaagtgaaccaacttctAAAATCGAAGTCTTCAGATCGGGatgtaattcagacacaatttctcaacaagatcggtcaataactctctgagttaaaatttgacattttagcCAAACATGTGTtatttctcatccatgtaacttattacctattgttcttagcaaaatgtgtcccaaatagtttagattgcTATTTCTTAAatctattgaaaaaaatattaaaaaaaatacaaattttttaatattttttttccgaaatcaaaaaatgtttgtctttttaaaaaaatgggccttttttatttttttcctcaaaagaaagcttatgtctattcctttaagagctttttagtCTCATAGTGGGATACGAAtagaatatatttcaaaataaatgttttaactcaaaaattttatgtcttgagttagaaaacatttattttgatatttataagcTAAGACACAGTTTCTGTAACGTTATTTTAGCAGTAACGATGTTTCCATTATTTcgttaattgatttttaatgatGATGGTAATTTCATCCtgaattatattaattattaatattataaaaattaaaaataagttgacaaaggttttttcaataatccaaaaatattattttttaatataaattatttatagtaTTAGcaattatatcggtaacggcaTTTGCAGTTATTTCAGTAAAGGTAGCTTAGCGATAACAGCAGCCAACCGTGGGAAATTTACCAAAGATCTTCTTGAATTTCTTagttataaaagttttattggatagattgaatattttgtaatcgataagataatttattattgattattaTCCTTTATGATTACATAGCATAATTGTTagcaaagtaaatattttccatttttaaattgtaatgcTAATTTTTTTGCACAACAAGTTtctattgtaaaaaaataattcatatgGGAACTACGGGCCcataatttaatgttttaacTATGCAATCTAGGACACttcaaccaattttttttacaataataatatgaaaacatacaataaattattatatttaaaggaattttGAAATAGATTTAGGTTAAAGGTTAAACTGAactgtatatatattcttgTATCATACAgaactatgactaattttaatcaaaatataaaacattttcggaataaattttctactaaaaatttaaaaaacttgaaaaacctataaaaatctaaaattttaaaatttaatttacctACTTCAACGGAGCTACAACCTTTTagggtatattttttgtataaaatttttactgaaattccataattttgtgaaaaaaaatcaacaaagcaatagaaataaatttaaattcgaatgccCATTGCataaactgtttttaaatttatcaaaatttccatacaaactttgtttcataaaccttttataaatttaaaaattgtttatgcatgtgGGGGTAGtcaataattcatatttttattaaaatatcaagGAACTTtacattgtttaatttaatatagcaaaaaattttttaaattgtagttACTAAATCAATGTATTTTACTGTTGAAGTACGAATAGTTCTGAAAAATTATCATTCCTGATATAGTGCAATGATCATATTTTTTTGATGCGAgaaagaagaaaatttaaagaaatttttagataaaaaatctttattttttatatttatatttaaattaattactttaattttttataaaatgtacataaataatttCGCAACTAATATTAATTatcattattaaataattaactaaaatttaaacaacttaAACGAAGTTAATCAACCCTTTAAAGTTGCTGCAACATTTGCCGCCTGTTGGGCAACACCAATAGCTTGTATGGAGGCATCACGAGTATGTTGACCCACACGTtcctaataaaataattttatttgttagtaatatatttttctgttaGAATTAACATTTTAACTTTTACTTACAATTCTCTTGCCAAAATCTTTCAGCCAACCACCTTGACTTTGATCCAAAATAGTGGCCAAAATTAAAGCCAGAAagacaaatactttattaaaattcattgtcgcttttgtataattttaaaatgattctaatgtgttgtttttgttataaattctcTATAGCTGTGAGTTTGTTAAACAACTGTTATTGATTCAAGATTTAAGCTCAGCTTTTATATTCATATGTACATTTCTACACTCATTCTCATTGTCTTTTTGGTTCTTTGTTAATTACTGTAGAAACATGTTTGGTTAAAGAGGGGATTTACTCTTTTTCTGTTTGTAAATATTTGACTTTTcccccttttaaaaaaactacaattttaattatttttttgtttgttttgttcttgacaaattaatgaagtatgtagtttaattgaatttttgataattaaaaaaaaatacataaaaacatcaaaattgcagaatttgaaatttaaacgttttattttttaaatgcagcATAAAGTTAtttacatatggggcatttcatgtcaagtgaaccatcttttaaaatcgatgtcttccaatcGGAAGCTtttctttttagcaaaaaaaaaaattaaaaaagggcccattttgaaaaaaatttcgaatttgcaaaaaaaaaatgtcaataattgtatgtcttgagatactaaatatttattttgatagatatccctcAAATCCcactaagtgacaaaataggtcttaaaggaaaagacctaagctttccttggagcaaaaaaaaaaatttaaaaaattggaaaaataaatcgattttgcaaaa
The nucleotide sequence above comes from Calliphora vicina chromosome 1, idCalVici1.1, whole genome shotgun sequence. Encoded proteins:
- the LOC135963706 gene encoding sarcotoxin-1C-like, translated to MNLNKVFIFLAMILVAFVGQSQGGWLKKFGKKIERVGQHTRDATIQAIGVAQQAANVAATLKG
- the LOC135963395 gene encoding sarcotoxin-1D, coding for MNFNKVFVFLALILATILDQSQGGWLKDFGKRIERVGQHTRDASIQAIGVAQQAANVAATLKG
- the LOC135963394 gene encoding sarcotoxin-1D-like, which gives rise to MNFNKIFVFFALILVAVVGQNEAKWLKKFGKRIERVGQNTRDATIKTIGVAQQAADVAATLKG